One Natrinema halophilum genomic window carries:
- a CDS encoding lipid II:glycine glycyltransferase FemX has protein sequence MSVEIRVLDPDTDADEWNRYVDRSDGSNPFFRATALRLQADDTGTDLNLLAGFKGQEPVGIFPVFEYRKGPITGAFSPAPYSWASYLGPSLLNVDKLKQRKADRRTKRFIEGCLEWIDEEISPLYSKFVTAEFDDIRPFVWNEHDVKPGYTYIVDLDGTEDELLKRFSSDARSNVRNADDTSYVIEEGDTDDVERIVDQVRQRYENQGQSFQLSSNFACSLHEQLPDGSLRPYVCRVGEEFQGGILVLESDGTRYRWQGGVKPDADVDLPINDLLDWHVMRDGLHDGIEEYDLVGAGVPSINRYKAKFNPRLETHYEITTGTFGIDLLVDRYQKHR, from the coding sequence ATGAGTGTCGAGATCCGCGTCCTCGATCCGGACACTGATGCCGACGAGTGGAACCGATACGTCGACCGTTCTGACGGTTCGAATCCGTTTTTCCGGGCCACAGCACTCCGATTACAGGCCGACGACACCGGGACAGACCTGAACCTGTTGGCCGGGTTCAAGGGCCAGGAACCGGTCGGCATTTTTCCCGTCTTCGAGTACAGGAAAGGGCCGATCACCGGTGCGTTTTCCCCCGCTCCCTATTCGTGGGCGAGCTATCTCGGCCCCTCCCTGCTAAACGTCGACAAGCTCAAGCAGCGCAAGGCCGACCGGCGTACAAAACGGTTCATCGAGGGCTGTCTCGAGTGGATCGACGAGGAAATCTCGCCGCTGTACAGCAAGTTCGTCACCGCGGAGTTCGACGACATCCGACCGTTCGTCTGGAACGAACACGACGTCAAACCCGGCTACACGTACATCGTCGACCTCGACGGTACCGAGGACGAACTCCTAAAACGGTTCAGTAGCGACGCGCGGAGCAACGTTCGAAACGCAGACGATACCAGCTACGTCATCGAGGAAGGGGACACCGACGACGTCGAACGCATCGTCGACCAGGTCCGCCAACGGTACGAGAACCAGGGGCAGTCGTTCCAGTTGAGTTCGAACTTCGCGTGCTCTCTTCACGAGCAGCTTCCCGACGGCTCACTTCGGCCGTACGTCTGTCGCGTCGGCGAGGAGTTTCAGGGCGGCATTCTCGTTCTCGAGTCCGATGGGACGCGATACCGGTGGCAAGGCGGCGTCAAACCGGATGCAGACGTCGACCTTCCGATCAACGACCTGCTCGACTGGCACGTTATGCGCGACGGTCTCCACGATGGAATCGAGGAATACGACCTCGTCGGGGCCGGCGTCCCGAGCATCAATCGGTACAAGGCGAAGTTCAATCCGCGCCTCGAGACCCACTACGAGATTACCACGGGAACCTTCGGGATCGATCTGTTAGTCGATCGGTACCAGAAACACCGGTGA
- a CDS encoding helicase HerA domain-containing protein, with amino-acid sequence MVGETADGANLKLPVVELLTGRGFVTGKSGSGKSNTASVIAEELLEAGYPLLIVDTDGEYYGLKEEYEMLHAGADEECDIQIGPEHAEQMATIALEENVPVILDVSGYLDETVADELLREVARQLFVKEKKLKKPFLLVVEEVHEYIPEGGGVGETGNLLIKISKRGRKHGLGILGISQRPADVKKDFITQANWLVWHRLTWDNDTKVVGRIIDSEYSELVADLDDGQAFVQTDWTEVDVRKIQFRRKRTFDAGATPGLEDFERPELKSVSDALVGDLQEISERKDRKQDRIQELETELEKKEKRIETLEDELSSARDVSSAAKQMADALQNTETVQSQLPGGGEDVRRLHEEIADLESERDELRSELAARDDRIEDLEDELTARTSKLNRIKKENDQLRTVVRKLERERPYAESAEDETDDEDDASSPIVQAGGEAHEYGYTPVDGDADAGSDASPNADGETDVASDGAFVVANEERKPAELLEIQWVSDRVHRASEGSQCSIETAEEVLAVFAHEGPLEAETIANRVDRSTVAVQSLLSELRTEGMLERSAERTYSLSDDVRAALTETPPAE; translated from the coding sequence ATGGTCGGGGAGACGGCTGACGGAGCGAACCTGAAGCTGCCGGTCGTCGAATTGCTTACCGGCCGCGGATTCGTCACCGGAAAATCGGGGTCCGGGAAGTCGAACACCGCGTCCGTCATCGCCGAAGAGTTGCTCGAAGCCGGCTATCCCCTCCTCATCGTCGATACCGACGGTGAGTACTACGGGCTCAAAGAGGAGTACGAGATGCTCCACGCCGGGGCCGACGAGGAGTGTGACATCCAGATCGGACCGGAACACGCAGAGCAGATGGCGACCATCGCACTCGAAGAAAACGTTCCGGTGATTCTCGACGTCTCGGGGTATCTCGACGAGACCGTAGCGGACGAACTGCTTCGCGAGGTGGCCCGTCAGCTGTTCGTCAAGGAGAAAAAGCTCAAGAAGCCGTTCCTGCTGGTCGTCGAGGAGGTCCACGAGTACATCCCGGAGGGCGGCGGCGTCGGAGAGACGGGGAACCTCCTGATCAAGATCAGCAAGCGCGGCCGCAAACACGGCCTCGGAATTCTGGGGATCAGCCAGCGGCCGGCCGACGTCAAGAAGGACTTCATCACGCAGGCCAACTGGCTCGTCTGGCACCGGCTGACCTGGGACAACGACACGAAAGTCGTCGGTCGGATCATCGACTCGGAGTACTCGGAACTGGTTGCGGATCTCGACGACGGGCAGGCGTTCGTTCAGACCGACTGGACGGAGGTCGACGTCCGCAAGATTCAGTTCCGGCGAAAACGGACCTTCGACGCGGGCGCGACCCCCGGGCTCGAGGACTTCGAACGGCCCGAACTCAAATCCGTCTCGGACGCGCTCGTCGGCGACCTTCAGGAGATTTCCGAGCGCAAGGACCGGAAGCAAGATCGCATCCAGGAACTCGAAACCGAACTGGAGAAGAAAGAAAAGCGAATCGAAACGCTCGAAGACGAGTTGTCCTCGGCCCGGGACGTTTCGAGTGCGGCGAAGCAGATGGCAGACGCCCTGCAGAACACGGAAACGGTCCAGTCGCAACTACCGGGCGGTGGCGAAGATGTGCGTCGGCTACACGAGGAGATCGCCGATCTCGAGTCCGAACGCGACGAGTTACGGTCGGAGCTTGCCGCCCGCGACGATCGAATCGAGGATCTCGAAGACGAGCTCACGGCTCGGACGTCGAAGCTGAACCGAATCAAGAAGGAAAACGATCAGTTACGTACCGTCGTCCGCAAACTCGAACGCGAGCGGCCCTACGCCGAGAGTGCCGAGGATGAGACGGACGACGAAGACGACGCATCGTCACCGATCGTCCAGGCCGGCGGCGAGGCCCACGAGTACGGGTACACGCCGGTCGATGGGGACGCGGACGCGGGTTCGGACGCATCGCCGAACGCCGACGGGGAAACGGACGTGGCCAGCGACGGCGCGTTTGTCGTCGCAAACGAGGAGCGCAAACCCGCGGAACTGCTCGAGATACAGTGGGTCAGCGACCGCGTTCACCGCGCGAGTGAGGGGTCTCAGTGTTCGATCGAAACGGCCGAGGAGGTTCTGGCCGTGTTCGCACACGAGGGGCCGCTCGAGGCGGAGACGATCGCAAACCGGGTCGATCGGTCGACGGTCGCGGTTCAGAGTCTCCTGTCCGAACTCCGGACGGAAGGAATGCTCGAGCGGTCCGCTGAACGGACGTATTCGCTGAGCGACGACGTTCGCGCCGCGCTGACCGAAACGCCGCCGGCGGAATGA
- a CDS encoding alkaline phosphatase family protein, which translates to MAGSTDEEDLRLLVVGLDAGCRPILEPLFESGDLPTLRQLFDTGSSGPLESQIPPWTASAWPSLYTGKNPGKHGVYDFLSFDGYDWDVVNATHVRARPIWELLSEHGFSSVVVNVPVTHPAREFDGALIPGLTAPEDPDCHPAGILEDVKMACGGEYWVYPQSGPVPDRSIDGYERTIELRGTAFRYLCQRISPDFGFLQFQQTDSVFHERPGDEEAVSAVYREVDRQLAETLERTDPENVLVVSDHGMGPVTGTEFRVNEFLRDNGYVTAKSGGEGMPNWSKAWENDLLYGSEAGEYEANPLERAMNVAARVGITTQRVAGALDRIGLKEPIGSRVPNDLLRAASEQVDFPASRAFIRSKSELGVRINLEGREPNGRVPESAYETVREELIDALSAVRTPDGEPMFDAVEPRETYFEGPHVDMAPDVVTVPAEFNNAIVADLGRDRFGEPMEPWNHKRTGVIAATGPAFDESAMLDSATIFDVAPTICSLFDVPVDAAMDGDPLPVIDGGVERPYPAYDPAPITATDDGAVEDRLSDLGYL; encoded by the coding sequence ATGGCAGGTTCGACCGACGAAGAAGACCTTCGTCTGCTCGTCGTTGGGCTCGACGCGGGCTGTCGACCGATACTCGAGCCCTTATTCGAGTCGGGCGATCTTCCGACTCTTCGGCAACTGTTCGACACCGGGTCGTCGGGGCCGCTCGAGTCCCAGATTCCGCCGTGGACCGCGAGTGCATGGCCGTCGCTGTACACCGGAAAGAATCCGGGCAAGCACGGCGTTTACGACTTTCTCTCGTTCGACGGGTACGACTGGGACGTCGTCAACGCGACCCACGTCAGAGCGAGACCGATCTGGGAGCTACTGAGCGAGCACGGATTCTCGAGCGTCGTCGTTAACGTCCCGGTGACACACCCCGCTCGAGAATTCGACGGCGCGTTGATTCCGGGGCTGACAGCCCCCGAGGACCCCGACTGTCATCCGGCGGGGATTCTCGAGGACGTCAAAATGGCCTGCGGTGGCGAGTACTGGGTCTACCCCCAGAGTGGCCCGGTACCCGACAGGTCGATCGACGGGTACGAACGGACGATCGAACTGCGAGGGACGGCGTTTCGATATCTCTGTCAGCGGATCAGTCCGGACTTCGGATTCCTCCAGTTCCAGCAGACCGACTCGGTGTTTCACGAACGGCCGGGCGACGAGGAGGCGGTCAGTGCGGTCTATCGCGAAGTCGATCGTCAGCTGGCGGAAACGCTCGAGCGAACCGATCCCGAAAACGTTCTCGTCGTTAGCGATCACGGCATGGGACCGGTAACCGGTACCGAATTCCGCGTCAACGAATTCCTCCGGGACAACGGATACGTGACCGCCAAGAGCGGCGGTGAAGGGATGCCGAACTGGTCAAAGGCCTGGGAGAACGACCTGCTCTACGGTTCTGAGGCCGGTGAGTACGAAGCGAATCCGCTCGAACGAGCGATGAACGTCGCGGCGAGAGTCGGGATCACGACCCAGCGCGTCGCGGGCGCGCTCGACCGCATCGGCCTGAAGGAACCGATCGGGAGTCGGGTACCGAACGATCTGCTCCGGGCGGCGAGCGAACAGGTTGATTTCCCGGCATCGCGGGCGTTCATCCGCTCGAAGAGCGAACTCGGCGTCCGCATCAACCTCGAGGGGCGCGAACCGAACGGGCGGGTCCCCGAGTCGGCGTACGAAACCGTTCGTGAAGAACTCATCGACGCGCTGTCGGCGGTCCGAACTCCCGACGGGGAACCGATGTTCGACGCCGTCGAGCCGCGTGAGACGTACTTCGAGGGACCGCACGTCGACATGGCCCCCGACGTCGTGACTGTCCCTGCAGAGTTCAACAACGCGATCGTCGCCGACCTGGGACGAGACCGCTTTGGCGAGCCGATGGAACCGTGGAACCACAAGCGAACCGGCGTCATCGCGGCGACCGGTCCGGCGTTCGACGAATCAGCGATGCTCGACAGCGCGACGATTTTCGACGTTGCGCCGACGATCTGTTCGCTGTTCGACGTCCCCGTCGACGCGGCTATGGACGGCGACCCGCTCCCGGTGATCGACGGGGGTGTCGAGCGACCGTATCCGGCCTACGATCCGGCACCGATTACGGCGACCGACGACGGAGCGGTCGAAGACAGACTCTCCGACCTTGGCTACCTATGA
- a CDS encoding DEAD/DEAH box helicase — protein sequence MTDERSSMPSDEQRSHSAAPNNGNPDDANPNEEPTNETDRTDSETTDTEGRTDADDEFTIADFHDASQQAGRPVLTAAAVARALEIPHEEASDRLETLADAGSIERLSVSTDPVVWYPSELEDLTDRERVIVFPKRREIVVDRPDQFTRAQLSQFAHLADANGEQGYRYVVRPADVWGTPHDSFDDLAQTMRQALGQRSADLEDWVESQWDRAHQFRLVTHEEGYTVLEAQSPEIMGNVARQKLDEEHVHAPISDTQDWVREGSEAAIKRILYEAGYPVQDHRELASGEALSIDLQVRLRDYQQTWVDRFGEAGEGVFVGPPGSGKTIAAMGAMARVEGETLVLVPSRDLAQQWADAILEYTTLEPEQVGQYHGGRKEVRPVTIATYQIAGMDRHRSLFDDREWGLVVFDECQHVPSDVYRRSTHLQSKHRLGLSASPIREDDRQTEIFTLVGPPIGTDWEALFDAGFVAEPELEIRYVPWGDEEQGNAYGSADGREKYRIAAKNRGKIDEVRYLLSAHPDSKALVFVDYLEQGRDLSDALDVPFVSGETPHHDRRRLLEEFRRDERDLLIISRVGDEGIDLPTADLAIIASGLGGSRRQGTQRAGRTMRPAGGALVYVLATRGTREEDFARKQLQHLGRKGLTVREQTVEGEEH from the coding sequence GTGACAGACGAACGTTCTTCGATGCCGAGCGACGAGCAGCGAAGCCACTCCGCGGCACCGAACAACGGGAACCCGGACGATGCAAATCCGAACGAAGAACCGACGAATGAGACGGATCGCACTGACTCGGAGACGACCGATACCGAGGGACGGACCGACGCGGACGACGAGTTCACGATCGCGGATTTCCACGACGCCAGCCAGCAAGCGGGCCGACCGGTTCTCACCGCCGCTGCCGTCGCTCGCGCCCTCGAGATCCCCCACGAGGAAGCCAGCGACCGACTCGAGACGCTCGCCGACGCGGGGAGTATCGAGCGCCTCTCCGTGTCGACGGACCCGGTGGTCTGGTACCCCAGCGAACTCGAGGATCTCACGGATCGCGAACGCGTCATCGTCTTTCCGAAACGGCGGGAGATCGTCGTCGATCGACCGGACCAGTTCACGCGCGCCCAGCTTTCCCAGTTCGCCCACCTCGCGGACGCGAACGGGGAACAGGGGTATCGGTACGTCGTTCGGCCGGCGGACGTCTGGGGGACCCCTCACGACTCGTTCGACGACCTCGCGCAGACGATGCGCCAGGCGCTCGGGCAACGCTCCGCGGACCTCGAGGACTGGGTGGAAAGCCAGTGGGATCGCGCCCACCAGTTTCGGCTCGTCACGCACGAGGAAGGGTATACCGTCCTCGAGGCACAGAGTCCGGAGATCATGGGGAACGTTGCGCGACAGAAACTCGACGAGGAACACGTCCACGCGCCGATATCGGACACCCAAGACTGGGTCCGCGAGGGATCGGAGGCCGCGATCAAGCGCATTCTTTACGAGGCAGGCTATCCGGTTCAGGACCATCGCGAGCTCGCGTCCGGCGAAGCGTTGTCGATCGACCTCCAGGTTCGGCTGCGCGACTATCAACAGACCTGGGTGGACCGCTTCGGCGAGGCCGGCGAAGGCGTCTTCGTTGGCCCGCCAGGGAGTGGAAAAACGATAGCCGCGATGGGTGCGATGGCCCGCGTCGAAGGCGAGACGCTGGTGTTGGTGCCGAGTCGGGATCTGGCCCAGCAGTGGGCTGACGCGATCCTTGAATATACGACGCTCGAGCCGGAGCAGGTCGGGCAGTACCACGGGGGCCGCAAGGAGGTACGACCGGTGACGATCGCCACCTACCAGATCGCGGGCATGGATCGCCACCGATCGCTGTTCGACGACCGAGAGTGGGGGCTGGTCGTTTTCGACGAATGCCAGCACGTCCCGTCGGACGTCTACCGACGCAGTACCCACTTACAGTCCAAACATCGACTCGGATTGTCGGCGTCGCCCATTCGAGAAGACGATCGCCAGACCGAGATCTTCACCCTCGTCGGTCCACCGATCGGCACGGACTGGGAGGCGCTGTTCGACGCGGGTTTCGTCGCGGAGCCCGAACTCGAGATCCGATACGTACCCTGGGGCGACGAGGAACAGGGGAACGCCTACGGCTCCGCAGACGGGCGAGAGAAGTATCGGATCGCCGCGAAAAACCGAGGAAAAATCGACGAGGTTCGCTATCTGCTCTCCGCACATCCGGACTCGAAGGCGCTGGTCTTCGTCGATTACCTAGAACAGGGTCGCGACCTCTCAGACGCGCTCGACGTTCCGTTCGTAAGCGGTGAGACACCCCATCACGATCGCCGGCGGCTGCTCGAGGAATTCCGGCGAGACGAACGCGATTTACTGATAATTTCGCGGGTCGGCGACGAGGGGATCGACCTTCCCACGGCCGACCTTGCCATCATCGCCTCCGGACTCGGCGGTTCGCGCCGACAGGGAACCCAGCGCGCCGGGCGGACGATGCGCCCGGCCGGCGGGGCGCTCGTATACGTCCTCGCGACGCGAGGGACCCGCGAAGAAGACTTCGCTCGGAAACAGCTTCAGCACCTGGGCCGAAAGGGGCTGACGGTCCGCGAGCAAACGGTCGAAGGCGAAGAGCACTGA
- a CDS encoding DegT/DnrJ/EryC1/StrS family aminotransferase, which translates to MISATPSVFDASLSRSGDVGIESFVDLHAPSVDYTYYGAGKVALRDGLAGLVEPGENVLVPAYLSPAVVEPLHDLGLESRFYAIKETLEPDFTDLERRMDDDTVAVMSVNYFGFPQPGLETFASLTDEYDCYHIDDNAHAPLSVDGETLLGTAGDLGVTTLRKLLPVPDGAVLYCRDEAVREAFEPSSLAGVSDRVAAADCRYVATSVAETVLGTSRSLHRSVEALLSDGTDDPSSVDPGSRYEATKAPMSRFSKAVADAADPGAIRSARRENYRAWQRALAGRDDVTIVYDRLPEGISPYEFPVRADEPDAFLAELEDCGVIGAHTWPILRQSVYGNEEYDIANRLSEELVVLPVHQGIETAAIEAAGDGLRR; encoded by the coding sequence ATGATCAGTGCAACCCCCTCCGTGTTCGACGCATCACTCTCACGGTCGGGGGACGTGGGAATCGAGTCGTTCGTCGACCTGCACGCCCCGTCCGTCGACTACACGTACTATGGCGCCGGGAAGGTCGCGCTCCGTGACGGCCTCGCCGGGCTCGTCGAGCCCGGTGAAAACGTCCTCGTTCCCGCCTATCTCTCACCAGCGGTCGTCGAGCCGCTTCACGACCTCGGCCTCGAGTCGCGGTTCTACGCGATCAAAGAGACCCTCGAACCCGATTTTACTGACCTCGAACGACGAATGGACGACGATACCGTCGCGGTCATGTCTGTCAACTACTTCGGCTTCCCGCAACCCGGCCTCGAAACCTTCGCGTCGCTGACCGACGAATACGATTGCTATCACATCGACGATAACGCGCACGCGCCACTCAGCGTCGACGGGGAGACGCTGCTCGGGACCGCCGGCGATCTCGGGGTGACGACCCTGCGGAAACTCCTTCCGGTTCCTGACGGTGCGGTCCTGTACTGTCGGGACGAAGCGGTCCGCGAAGCGTTCGAGCCCTCGTCGCTCGCCGGCGTATCGGACCGAGTTGCGGCCGCGGACTGTCGGTACGTCGCCACGTCGGTCGCCGAAACGGTCCTCGGGACGAGCCGATCGCTTCACAGATCTGTCGAAGCCCTCCTCTCCGACGGCACCGACGATCCGTCGAGTGTCGATCCCGGGAGCCGGTACGAGGCCACCAAAGCGCCGATGTCGAGGTTCTCGAAAGCCGTGGCCGACGCCGCGGATCCGGGAGCGATCCGATCAGCACGGCGGGAGAATTACCGCGCCTGGCAACGCGCTCTGGCCGGACGCGACGACGTGACCATCGTCTACGACCGTCTCCCGGAGGGGATCAGCCCGTACGAATTCCCAGTCCGCGCCGACGAACCGGACGCGTTTCTGGCGGAACTCGAAGACTGCGGGGTCATCGGGGCCCACACCTGGCCGATACTCCGCCAGTCGGTCTACGGAAACGAGGAGTACGACATCGCAAACCGCCTCTCTGAGGAACTCGTCGTCCTCCCGGTCCACCAGGGGATCGAAACCGCAGCGATCGAGGCAGCGGGTGACGGGCTTCGTCGCTAG
- a CDS encoding MarR family transcriptional regulator, with protein sequence MSATEPDTDVDEAAETDESDGSGHPSQNETVPADLPPSAKLVYKVLEYEEPLTQEGIADESRLCPRTVRYALGKLEEQELVSSRVSLEDARQSQYRIGEVK encoded by the coding sequence ATGAGTGCAACCGAACCCGATACCGACGTCGACGAGGCTGCAGAGACCGACGAAAGCGACGGTTCGGGCCATCCCTCACAGAACGAGACGGTCCCGGCCGACCTCCCACCCAGCGCGAAACTCGTCTACAAGGTTCTCGAATACGAGGAACCACTGACGCAGGAAGGGATCGCCGACGAATCTCGGCTCTGCCCTCGGACCGTCCGCTACGCGCTGGGAAAACTCGAGGAACAGGAGCTGGTTAGCAGCCGAGTCAGCCTCGAGGATGCCCGGCAGTCGCAGTATCGGATCGGCGAGGTGAAGTGA